From the genome of Vitis riparia cultivar Riparia Gloire de Montpellier isolate 1030 chromosome 11, EGFV_Vit.rip_1.0, whole genome shotgun sequence:
AAGGGAATGACTAGCTTTTCTTCTAGTATTTTACAAATTGGGAGGTTGGTTATCCACAACAATGATCAAATGTCCAGCATGTTATCAATAAGGTGTTACCTTAACAACCTTGGTGATATCATTGGTTGATCCATGGGGTAAATACATGGTGCTTCAATGTTCTAGTAAATGTTAGAATAGCAACATTAgtgatatcatcaacatcaaTAGTGCACATCTTAGGTGCTTTAATGTTCATTTGAAGGTTAGAATACAACATTATTCTAAAACAATAACATCATTGTTTTAAAGCCATGACACCCTAAAGTAGCTTAATGTTTTATCGATGCAGGTAAGATTTCAAAGCAGTAGTAATATTACTAAGCAACAAATCCCAGTTGTATTTCAGAAGCATAATAACTTGAAACTTTTTTCTTATTAGGGTTCAATGATGTTGCTTTTAAACTTAGTAAATGTGTCACTtaaatgataattattaaatatcataaaaggTTTAATCTACCTTCATTggatattaattaatttttatatgagacAGTCAAAACTCAATCCAATAATTGGTATTAGAGATAAAGTCGTGAGTTCAAACCATGGGAGCCTCATATTGGGGAAGGGGTTGTTGGGATGAACACACATTATGtgctcaaaattttaatatatccccGTCAGATAGTGACACAAAGTAGAGAGTAGAGAGTAtaggaataaaaagaaagagagaatagaGATGATAATGAGTATGTTCGTTTTCTTTTGACTTAATCtaattatcttttttatagGTTGTACATGACCATGATTATATACTCTATTTATGACTACAGTGTTAGATTCATGGTTTGACATCTAAGCCTACAATTAGGTGGTTAGAATTGCAAATAAGTAGTTAGCGCTTGAATTGGGCTGATTTATTGTAATTGGATTGTTATAATCATAACTTGCCAACAACTATGGTTAAGGAGGCAAATTACTTTCTACTTGGAGGGCAATTAGGGTTATTATCTATCATATTAGACCAAGGCCGTCTTTGAGGCATGGGCAAAAGGTACGTTGTCCATGTGACTACTAAGGCTAATGATCGAGTTGGGTGGCCGTAACCTTCTAGATGATTTGGTCAAAGGAAGTGATTATAAGCTTATTTCGATAAGCATCTTGATAGGACTCTAGCTTGCCTTGGCTGAACGAGGAGCTCGATCCAAAATGATGACTCAATGTTGTTGGATAGGGGCCTAGATGGGCTTTGGTTCATTCAAACTGTTGTTGTCGAACCCACGTATTTTGATTAAAGGTTGCTTCTAATATATAAATCCGGACTTGTTATTGACTCGTATCCCATCAACAACGTATGAATTTGTAACATGAATGATAGGCCGATTTTAAACCTTTACGGTCTAGAAAACCTGACGCATATAATATCTACTAGTTATTTTGGGCAATGATAGTATACCATTGGATGCGTCTATAATATCCGCACGCCGCAGGCATAACCTCCACTGCCGAAAACTCCAATTACAGAACCACCGCCGCAACGCCGTTGTTTCGGTCTCAGCTCCGCCCACAATGGCCGCCGATAGAATCGAAAACTTCGAAGATTTCGTAAAAGTCCATGCTCTGCTCCTCCAAGCTTCAGGATTGCCACCGTCTCTGCACCGCCAACTCTTCCAGAAGCTCTACTCGGAAACATTCGACAGCGGCGATTTCTTCCAGGTGCAGCCATGCGAGAACGGACGGCAGAGGCGGCTTGTGCTCACCTCCGACTCCATGGAGAAGGAGTCTCACGTGTTCCTCATTGACCACGCCTGGACTTTTCGGCTCTCCGATGCTCCCAAACAGGTTCCAATTCTGATAAAACCACGGCCATTTCccatttctagggttttggtGTTTAGTccgtttggatgctgagaaaaagCAGGAAAGAAGTTAAAAGCTAAGCCCTTTAGGAGAAAAACTTTAACTGAGTTAAATAGTTCTGCTGGTTCAGTTCTAAGTAATTATGATGTAAAGATTTGataccctttttctttttctacatcTTCTCGGTAGCCAAATGGAGGGTTCGTGTTAAAGCTCAATTGGGTTTCTGAGAAGATACTGAATTTTAGTCTTTGTGCCTTTAATTTAATCAATTGAGCTCTTCGAAACCAAAATGATTGAGCTTTTGGCCACTTTGAGTGATTGCAGCTGCAGGAGGTTCCGGGTTTGGCTGAGAGGATGGCTTTATTGATGAGTGTAGATATTGATATGGATTCCAATTCTGAAGAGACAGATGCTGTAAATGGAGGCTCAGATGAGAAGGATACAAAATTGGATGTTATGAGAATGCTGGGGAGAGAAATTAGTGAAGCAGAAGAGAAAGGAGATGGCATAGTTAGGTGGTTGGAGCTAGATGAGCTTGGCATAGATGATGATATGCTGTTGTCTCTTGATTTATCCAGCAAATTTCCGGTGTGTAACCCTTGTTTTATTGAATGGCATTTGTCCGTGTTGTATGTTAGTTTTAGGTTCTAAAGACACCATGAGAAATTGACACTCAAGAACTCTATCTTTCACTCCCATTGGTATGAATTTGGTTTCAGAGTAACTTATTATGGTTGCTTAGGCATGTAGAAGGACTGAAGCAATAGGGCATCTGCATTTGCATTCTGTATAAATTGATGTAGGTGTACAACTTCTCCCGTTGTCCCAGAGCATCTCTGGAACCCTAAAAGAGATCTATGAATTGTCTGCACAAATCCTTCATTTTAGGGGCCATAACAGGAAACCCCGAAACAGAAGCCATCAACATTAATAATAGTGAAAGATTGAAATAATAGGATTTCTCAAGATTTTTTAGTAGACTCATGTTGGGTGATGGATTTGTGCCTTCAAATGCTATGAAAATGCAACTGAGCGGTTTGATTTTTGTGGGATAACCAAATGTGCTCTTTAGTCTTAAGTACTTGACCATTCTTGTGCGTAACCGAGTGAGTCCCAATATTTCAAGATATAGAATTATAGCACTCCATGGTTTAGTTGAGACATTGTCACATCAATAGGAGATGCAGCATTCTTGTCACCaagaagttttttaaaataaaaggttgGAGATGAGGCAGTATTGTGCCTACTCATCATGCTGGGCTTGGTATACAACATCTCTATTTGGTCCAGTATCGTATTTTGTTAGCTATTTGTGagtatattacttattttttgaaactctgTTGATATGATGCTCTTTCTTGTTGCATTAGAATTTACTTGCGCTTAGTCTGTGTGGAAACAAGCTGGAAAATGTTGAAATAGTTATACAAGAAGTTACCAAATTCAAACACCTAAGAGCTCTCTGGCTGAATGACAATTCACTCCTGCAAAACTGGTATGTTTGTCGATATGTTGAAAATCCTTgttattttacttttgaaattaCTGTTGGTGGCTCAACAATAAGAGTGAATTGAGTTATTCAATTTTCAGTGATGGTCACATGGCAGAAAGAATTCTTCAAGGATCCCCAAGTTTGGAAATCTACAATTCATGTTTCACTCATAATTTTGGTGAATGGGCATTGGGATTTTGTGCAGATGTATATGGAAAGGAAAATCCAGGATATATTCATCAGAATGACCATCCATTGCAGAGTGTGACTTCTCTTGACCTTTCAAATAGATGTATTCACAATCTAATCAGTAAGGTTGGAATGTTCCTTTTGTgaattatctatttttatctGACCTGTTTTATTTCTTACAAAGAATTATTTggacccaatttttttttcctgcaaCTGGCCTATTGCCATATAGCATTTTTGCACCAAAAATTTCTAGTTGGTAGTATTGGTTGTTTTCGTTGGTAATTCTTGTAGCTATCTCAATGCTGATTCTCTTTTGTTACACTTCTGCCCAGGCATTTTCACCTGTTGAAATGCCAACTCTTTCATATTTGAACCTTCGAGGAAATCCATTGGAACAGAATTCAGTTAGTGATTTGCTGCAGATCCTAAAAGGATTTGCTTGCCTAAATGCGTTAGAGGTATCATTTCTAACACACGCACACTCTCTCTCCCTCTTGATaggcaagaaagaaatatattaaaaaagttcaTTTCTGACACTACCTCTCTTTTTAGCAGTAATAAGcatgtaagaaaaaaataagggaaCCAAAAAGGAATTTCATgtctttagatttttaaatgATTCACAGGTGGATATTCCTGGCCCACTTGGAGAAAGTGCTGTAGAAATTCTTGAATCTCTTCCTAGCCTTTCTCAACTGAATGGTGTCAATGCATCCAAAATTTTAGAGACTGGAAAGCATGTGATTGATTCAATGCTTCAACCACGTCTTCCTGAATGGAGTCCTGAGGAACCTCTTTCTGACCGTGTCCTTAGTGCAATGTGGTTATATTTGATGACATATAGACTTGCAGATGAGGAAAAGATTGATGAAACCTCTGTATGGTATGTATATATGGCctaatttatttgattcttaCTTCTTTGTCCCAGTTAGTTTTCTATAAACAATATAAGCttttaaatttatgtgaaaGTAATTTTGGTTCTTCAATTTAGAAGacttatatattttcttgtttctactttggcatgttttttttttccttgttttataGGAGATTTCCTCCATTtacattctccatttttttcttcttataaaGGTTTGTTTCCcaaaataataaaggaaaatggaaaatattaacTTCAGTTTATATCCACAAATCAGTTTGTGTTAGGATTTCACAAGTGTTCAAAATGCAGATGGTCAATTAGCCTACTTAAAAGAGTGTGAAACTGTTATGGAGCATCCTCCTTAAGTTGTATAAtatagaaatttatgaattgatTTTGTTGGATCTTTGAATTGTGATCTTTTGATGttgtcttttattaaaaatattttttttttctataagtAAGAAGTGACCAGtctgaaataaataaatgcattaCATGAATATTAATTTTGCTAGTCAGTTATACATCTACATGATGAGTGTTTTTGTTTTGGACTACATTATAGCTATGTGATGGACGAACTTGGTTCAGCTTTGCGTCATAGTGATGAACCAAGTTTCAGGGTATCTCCTTTTCTCTACATGCCAGAGGGAAAACTGGCATCAGCAGTGAGGTGAGGTTCTCTTTTGACCTTTTTTATGCTTTCTTGCTTTGAACCGGTTTACGCCTTgtatttcttgttttctctaGAGGGACCGCATATGAGAATATAATTCATATTGTATCACGTACTGAAACTTGTAACATGTGCTTCTGAGCCTGAATTCATATGTATGATTAATTCTAATGCCTATATAATCCTGTTGCTCAGGGTATAAAGGCATGTGGAGATGTCCCTTGCATTTTGTGTTTTTGCAAAATTTCTTTCCAACAACAGAGTACTTGCAAAGTTGTTAACTTGAATACATTTTTTCCAGTTTCTCTATTTTATGGCCAACCCAGAATGTTCAAAAAGGTGATGAGTGCACTCGTGATTTTCTATATGGTATTGGAGAGGACAAACAACGTTCTGCCAGACTTACAGCTTGGTTCCATACACcacaaaattatttcattcatgTGAGTTTGTGTCATCTTCTATCACTAAATTGAACCAGTGCTTATTACTAACTTCTAAACTGAAGTTATCTGCTGCTAAGATGGGAACTAATTTGCGCTTAACTCTTCAGGAGTATGAGAAACACTGCCAGAAATTGCAGTCAAAGTGTTGCTTTTCTCCTTCCATTAAGCCCTCTATGGACAGATGTTCAATTTCTAGTGGTGGACATGCTTTACACGTTTACACAGATATACCTCAAGTAGAAGAATTATTGACACGTCCTGAATTTTTAATCAGTATGTGTTAACAGTTCAATGTATacctccttttttttaataattttttggtctccttttaatatgattattttctCTCCTAGTTGTGTTTAATGTTTAGTGTGCGCATGTTGTAGCAATTCGCTATTTTCTGATTTGAATATTCATTCCACTTTCAAATATTTCACTTAGTCTATAGAGTGCTCTCTCCTCTGGTAAGCTAACCCCTCTTTATTTTCAAGCTTCCTTCTAGTTGTCTGGATTTTCATCTATAGGTTGTTGGGCTCAAATTAGTTGAAAGGTAGATTTTTTTTTGCTCGTATCTGTTGAGAAAAAGTTATCTAATCctagttaattttaattgtttgtaGGTTGCTGATTTCGTTCCTTGCCCTTCATCTTTGCTCTTCTAAGTTTGTGCTGTGattcacaatttattttatttttttgcagcAACTGACCCAAAAGATGCAGACATTATATGGACAAGCATGCAAATAGACGAGGACACCAGAAAAGCTGCTGGAATAACTGATCAGCAGTACATAAATCAATTTCCGTTTGAGGCTTGTCTTGTCATGAAGCATCATTTGGCAGAGACTGTTCAGAAGGTTAAGATCTCTAACAccccccacccaaaaaaaaaaaaaaatcctctatGAAGTTTGTTTCCAAGAGTTCATTATTCTACTACTTAATATAGGCACCATATGGATTTTTGAAATATCAATAATCAAAACGCATGTTTTGAATTTCTTTCTACAACAGGCACATGGATCTCCTGAATGGTTTCAGCCTACATATAATCTTGAAACACACCTACCTCAACTCATTGGTGACTATTATGTACGCAAGAGAGATGGGCTTGACAATCTGTGGATCTTAAAGCCATGGAACATGGCACGGACTATTGATACAACTGTTACTAGTGATTTATCTGCTATTATCCGACTTATGGAGACTGGTCCAAAAATATGCCAGAAGTATATTGAGCACCCTGCTTTGTTCCAAGGCAGGAAGTTTGATCTCCGTTACATAGTACTGGTCGGCAGTATGAAACCTTTGGAAATATTCCTTGCTGACGTTTTCTGGGTATGCACTTCTTGCCTGTACCGTAAATTCTGAGAACCATTCCTGTACTAGTCTCGGTAATATTCATATTCAAATAAGCTGCAATATTACCTTTTCAGGTTCGATTGGCAAACAATGCATATACCTTGGACAAACAGAGTCTGTTCGAGTATGAGACTCATTTTACTGTTATGGTAACTCCTGAGCACCTTGTTTTAGCAGATGACCATATATTCATTTTCAGGATGGACCCAGGTTCAGAACCAAGCAAG
Proteins encoded in this window:
- the LOC117925035 gene encoding tubulin--tyrosine ligase-like protein 12; protein product: MAADRIENFEDFVKVHALLLQASGLPPSLHRQLFQKLYSETFDSGDFFQVQPCENGRQRRLVLTSDSMEKESHVFLIDHAWTFRLSDAPKQLQEVPGLAERMALLMSVDIDMDSNSEETDAVNGGSDEKDTKLDVMRMLGREISEAEEKGDGIVRWLELDELGIDDDMLLSLDLSSKFPNLLALSLCGNKLENVEIVIQEVTKFKHLRALWLNDNSLLQNCDGHMAERILQGSPSLEIYNSCFTHNFGEWALGFCADVYGKENPGYIHQNDHPLQSVTSLDLSNRCIHNLISKAFSPVEMPTLSYLNLRGNPLEQNSVSDLLQILKGFACLNALEVDIPGPLGESAVEILESLPSLSQLNGVNASKILETGKHVIDSMLQPRLPEWSPEEPLSDRVLSAMWLYLMTYRLADEEKIDETSVCYVMDELGSALRHSDEPSFRVSPFLYMPEGKLASAVSFSILWPTQNVQKGDECTRDFLYGIGEDKQRSARLTAWFHTPQNYFIHEYEKHCQKLQSKCCFSPSIKPSMDRCSISSGGHALHVYTDIPQVEELLTRPEFLITTDPKDADIIWTSMQIDEDTRKAAGITDQQYINQFPFEACLVMKHHLAETVQKAHGSPEWFQPTYNLETHLPQLIGDYYVRKRDGLDNLWILKPWNMARTIDTTVTSDLSAIIRLMETGPKICQKYIEHPALFQGRKFDLRYIVLVGSMKPLEIFLADVFWVRLANNAYTLDKQSLFEYETHFTVMNYRGRLNHMHTPEFVRQFEQEHQVKWLDIHERIKTMIRSVFESAAVVHPEMHSPMSRAMYGLDVMLDCSFQPKLLEVTYCPDCTRACKYDTEAIFRGGEPLRAQDFFNHVFGCLFLNETAYVTKL